Part of the Triticum aestivum cultivar Chinese Spring chromosome 4D, IWGSC CS RefSeq v2.1, whole genome shotgun sequence genome is shown below.
GATGCTAGCCTTCAGGCTATTGATAACAGCGATGGGACCGATAATGGCGATACAGCAGACGGCGCCGATGACTAAGACACGGGCTATAACGCCAATAACGGTCCCATCAACGGCACTACACCCAACGTGGATGATGATGACCCTGACAATATCGACTATTACCTAGGGTCCGAGGAAGATTTAAGCCTCGGACTGGATGAGTTTGATATACCTGAGGAACCACTAGATGATCCTCAGTTACGGGCTTTTCATCGGCGGCTTGTCAGCACCGCCAAGAGCATGAAGCTAAAATCCCAaaagcttcaagccgaacaggacaTGATGACGGATAAATGAACCAAGGTCCTCAATGCAGAGCAAAAGCTCAAGCGCCGGTTCGAGGGAAATAAGCAGTTCTATCCGCGGAAGAGCCTCCTTCCGGAGTTCGATGAGGAGGTTGTCTGTACCCCTATGTCAGAACACGACTAGGTTCAAGACCGCCCCCTCGAGGCCGAGATAAACCGGCCGGAGGAtatcccaaccccccccccccccccccccccgatgtacCTCGCCATCATGGCAGGGGTAAGCTTCCACCTCGAAACTCCTATGACTTGTAGAGGAAATTGACGTCGGCCGCCCTATCATGATACATCTACAAATCTAGAGAGTGTCTACCTGCGGACAAGATCAGATGACCGGCTTGGACAAACAAGTATGGTAGCACACAACATAATACATATGTTCGAACAAGGATAATGCCTGACGACCGGCACGTCACAGCGCGGGTCCGAGGAGCAGCCCGCGTGATGTGCTTCATAGACGAGGTGATGCAGCACCAAtttctggaagggtttaaacccataaacatcaaatAGTATGATGTaattatgacccacaagtataggggatcaatcttagtacttttgataagtaagagtgtcgaacccaacgaggagcagaaggaaatgacaagcggttttcaccaaggtattttctgcaagcactgaaattgtcggtaacagatactttgatagcaaggtaatttataACGAGAAAATAATAGTAATGGTAATAAAgatgtagcaaggtagcccaatcctttttgtagcaaaggcaggccagaactttctcttatactccctctgtctggaAAAAGTTGTCTCCGTGAcatttttgcagaaaaaccctccccAAACTCCCGACACAACCCGCAGTCCTCGTCGTCTCCAATCGATACAACCCGCCGCTCCGACACAGGCGCATGGACGCCGGAGCTCCCCTCTCCAGCTCCGCTGCGCTGCACCCCTGCTCTCCCGCACGTCCTCCTCCGCCGCCACAGCTTACTCCTCAGCCGCTCCCTCCTGCCTCGCGTAGCTCCCCTGACCCCCTTGCCTGCCTCCCGAATCTCCCCTCTTTCACTCCAAAAATCATTTCTTCTCCTCCCGCCGTGTCTCCTGCTCGCGTGCGGCGACGGCACGTCCCCCTCGTCGACCCCGCCTCCGGTCGCCGCCTCGGCCGTGCGCCCATCTCCTCTCGTTCCATCTGCGGCGAGCCGGATTTGGGCCTCAACGAGAAGGTCAGCTTCCTTTCTCTGCACGAGCACGCGGAGGCCGCGGCCCTCACGGACGCCGTCGAGCAGGCCGCAGGTCCACAGATGACGGACGCAGTAGTACGTCCTCGGGCCTCCTACTCGTGCGAGGCAGGAATGCATGGCGACGGCGTGGACGCCCCCTCCGTGGTCACCACGCCGGGGGGAGGTGGTGGCAACACAGCAGCTCGAGCTCGCCTTCCTCAACCCCAGCACCCTGACCCTGAGGTTGTTCCCCTGCCCCCGAGCCTATTTTGCTGTTGTACTGTGTTGCGCTGCCATGTGCCTGAATGTGCTGATAATTCTTTCTCAAATTAGCCTGAATGTGCTGCGCTGACCTTTGATGATAGTGTATTTTCTGAATGCAAATTGATGGTTTTTGATTGATGCTTATTGCTAGAGTAATTTGTTGTTCCTCATTTTGAATGAGTGGTTATACTGCTGTCAAAAGTACTCCATACACACACTGTCAAAACTGACAAGATGGTGGTGGAGGTGGGAATAAATGTTCCACAACATCTGCTGGAGTAGAAAATAAATGTGTGTAGTTTGCTCCACAGCAACTATACACACTGTCAAAACTGACAAGATGTTATACTGTTGTCAAAACTGAAACTGAAAACTGCTGTCATTTTAACTGAATTTCGGTGAAGACATAATTGCAGTGGCTAGTCCTGGATATTGGTGAGAATCAGTCTTGTGGTTGAAATTCTTCCACAAGTTCTGAATATTGTTACATTTGGTCAATCACTACAGTCACTACTGATGTGTAAATTTTGAACTAACTCAAGAAAAGTGAGGTAGAAAATTCATTGTCAGATGTATGAAAATTCAGTTTCGAAGCTTCAGTTTTGCATCACTGAAATTTTGTTTGAAGCTTCAGTGTAAATGTTCTATTTCCAGAGTACAAGATCACTGAATACAGTTTCTTGGGGGCCCTATTTTTCAGTGTAAATGTTCTATTTTCAGTGTAAATGTTCTATTTTCAGTGTAAATGTTCTCTGTAATGGAGTGAGAATTAGTTGATTTTTAGGGAGAGGACTTAAAAAAATTAGGCAACATTGATTTATGAGGGAGTAGAATTGTTGAGAAAAATGACATTTTGTTCATTGGCTGCTCTGTTGGAGTATTGCTTGTCAAATCAGTGTGTAGAAATTTTAGGGCTATGTCTAGAAAATCATGCTAGTCCAACAATATTCATCAAagccacacatacacacacataaaTGCAATTCCACACACATACAACAAGCAAGCATTTCATCTGCATTTCCACACCGACTTCGGCAGCAGAACTGTAAATAATCTGATTTCAGTGCACTCATGGAAGCAAGGATTTTCCAGTCAATTAACAGTGACAACTGAAGTTGCAGAACAAATAATTCAGACTTCTTTTGATCAAGTTACAGAACAAATAACTCTGTTCTCATTATGTAACTGAAACTTGAGTTTAAGTCATTTTTATAATCAAGTCACCATGTTGCCAGCAATGCATGCAAAGCGGCAAGAGTTGGCTGCTCAGTTTTTCCCTAGGCTCAATGCTTTCAGATTCTTCTTACCAATTCCTAGCTTCTTCTTATTCTTACTCCTTGCaaatccaaataattcaaattaatcaaaattaatccaATTTTtagcttcttcttattcttctcccATTGACTATATATTCACTGAATGTACAACACTGAAAATTACTCTGAATGTACTCCAATTGACTGTATATTCACTGAATGTACAACACCAAAAATTACTCCAAAAATTACAATGACTGTATATTGACTGCATATATTCACTGTACACTGAATTCAGTCAAGAAAACCTGTCAATTTCTATTCACTGCATATATTGACTACATATATTCACTGTACAGGCTGTCAAGTTCTATTTCAGCTCAAGTTCCATTGCTTTTGTTTTGAAACTGCTTGGTAAATTAACTAGGAGTACATGAATATGCAGGAACAACTTGGTAAAGCAGGAGAAGATGCTCATtgaacaaattcaaataaaatcaaattaattcaaataaaatcaggATTGATCATAGTGTATTCTTTGTACTTTATGCTCTCTTTTTTGTCAAGCATGCATGTTCTGCTCTTCTACTGCTTTTTTGTCAAGCAAGCATGCATGCAGTATAGAGAAGTGTTGATGCAGGCATCAAACATTATAATGACTGAATTTGATCTACTCCAATAATTTTCTCAAGTTACATGATCAGTTGTGCTTGACTGAAAATTTTGACAGGAAAATTTTGACTTAAAATTATGACTGGAGTAACAAAGCATAACAGTAGAAATTACAGGTGTAGATTGCTCTGTTCAACAAACTTCCTATCAGTCCAACAATGTTTCTGAATCTAAACTTTTTCAGTTAACAGAACCTAACCTGAACATGTTCAGTTAACAGAACCTGAACTTTTTAACCTTCCCTCTCCCTTTCAGGCGAATGTGGATGTTGCACAATATTGTGAAGGTGTAGCACTGCTCAATTCAATTTCCACTGCACATATCTACTTCAATTTCTACTACAAATTCACCTTTTCAACAGCAGACGCGGGGCAGAGAAGTCAGACGGCAAGGAGGAGCAGCAGCATcagacggcgaggaggagcagAAGCATCAGACGGCGAGGACTCGATCGGGGGCGTTGGCGTTGCCCAAGAGCAGCAGCATCAGAGGCTGGAGGGAATCGCGGCGGCCGCAGAAGGAAGCGGCGGCCAGCGACTTGCCCAAATCCCGCACCGGCGGCCGCGGGCGCGAGGAAGCGGGCAGAGGATGAGGGCGCGGGCCGCACCGGCTAGGGACGCGAGCAGGGCGACAAAGGAGGTGCCGTCAGCCGTGGAGGAGGCGGGCGTCCAGTTGGTCGCCGCGGAGGAGCAGTCACCTCCGTGTGGGCGGCGGCGCAGCTCGCCTTCGTGCAGGCGGCACAGGTGGGCAGGGGCGCCGCGGATTGGCAGCGGCGGCGCAGGTGGGCGGTGGCGCAGCGGCGACGCAGGTGGACGGCAGCGCGCTGGGCTCTACGGTGGCTGCCGACGGCGCGCTGGGCTTGTTCCTGCCGTGGGCGTccggaggaggaagaagcaaaggGGTAATTAGCAGGAGATTTAAAATCCTAAGGGTTTATTTGCAAAAATCACAATGAACTACGCCGTGGACAActtttcccggacggagggagtagtaagtaaaACGTTCTTGAGGACAtatgagaatttcatctagtcactttcatcatgtttgtttaattcgtgttcgctactttgataatttgatatgtgggtggactggtgcttgggtgttgttattACTTAAACATgcctctcacttatgattaacccctgtcacaagcatccgcaactacgtaAGAAGatttaagataaatctaaccatagcattaaacatatatatggattcaaatcagccccttacggaaaaAGCACATAAACAagggttaagcttctgtcactctagcaacccatcatctaataactactccacaatgcattcccttaggcccaaaaatggtgaagtgtcatgtagtcatcgttcacataacaccactaagggaatcacaacatacacatcatcaaaaaaatctaacgaataccaaattcacatgattacttatgacaagacttccctcatgtcatcaagaacaaaagcaactagtaataaatcatattcatgttcaagatcagaggggttttGAATATattaatggatctgaacatataatcttcctccaaataaaccaactagcatcaactacaagatgtaatcaacactactagcaacccacatgtaccaatctgaggttttgatacacagattgaatacaagagatgaactaggctttgagatgagatggtgctggtgaagattttgataaAGATTGGtactcccacgatgagagggttgttggtgatgatgatggcttcgatttccccctctcggggggaagtttccccggcggaatcgctccgccggagagcaaaagtgctcctgcccaacttTCGCCTCGAGATGGCGCGTTCCGTCCCGAAAGTTCTCTCctgattttttctagggaaaatggggTTATATGCCATAATATGGGCCCTGGAGGCCTGCCGGGATCACCAGAAGCTCTGGGGGCGCCCCCATGCTTGTGGCTGCCTGGTGGGCCCCCCTCTAGTATTTCCTTCGCAAAtaattttaatatattccaaaataattctccatcaatttttagctcatttggagatgtttaGAAAAGTTGCCTCCAATATAGCCCTTTCTGGTCctgaattccagttgccggcaatctccctcttcatataattcttggaaataagagagaaaaggcataagaattgtatcataGAGTGAAGTAACATTACATAATGCTATAAATATCAACatgaaaatatgatgcaaaatggacgtatcaactccctcaagcttaaacctcgcttgtcctcaagcgaaagccgatatcgataatcatgaccacatgtttagagatagatgtgtTGATAAAAATTAAAATAGGGACATGAAAGCATCATAGTCATTAGCATAACGACAATAtattatcataaaacttctcatgagaagtaacaattcatcacaacatcaaagtataaggcataaactttcttgaaaactaacaaactatgtacTCAGTCAACAATGAAATTGCAATTCATCACCTTTTAAGGAAGGGTCTCATGTCGGAGCTTTTGTTTAGCAAGTTgagatactcaaccatcatttagtcttctatgattgctaacactcatagcatatatatggagcaaaaagtttcagcctgacacatagaaagataggggcttatagtttcgtctcccaacttattcacctcaagggtgatgtcaaaataataactcatgattactcatatccagctggatatatatatatatatatatgcctagatctttgcccaccacatgatgcttgcaaaatagaaaaataaaaggaatagtggaggaatagaggagaacactattgactcttgcataaaaagtaaatacataaaagtaaaggataggcccttcgcagagggaatagaggttgtcatgcgccttTTCGTTTTGGATGCAcaaactcttaatgcaaaggaatgtcatgttatattgcccctcgTGATAGCAACCTCtactatgcagtccgtcgcttttatttctttaccatgacaagttcgtacaacgcgtattttcccttacaataaaagatcatacatatttataagcaatttttattgccttatgcaccaatgacaacttacttgaaggatattattcaatccataggtaggtttaGTGGACTCTTATGACATGAAACTGGCTTTaatgtttttggatgcacaagcagtatctctacttggtacggatttttggctagcaagatattgggctgatgacccacaagtataggggacctatcgtagtaatttcgataagtaagagtgtcaaacccaacgaggagcagaaggaaatgacaagcggttttcagcaaggtattctctgcaagcactggaattatcggtaacagatagtttcgtgataagataattcgtaacgggtaacaagtaacaagtgtaactaaagtgcagcaaggtggcccaatcctttttgtagcaaaggagaagcctggacaaactcttatataaagcaaagcgctcccgaggacacatgggaattactatcAAGCTAGTTTCCATCATGCTCATATgctttgcgttcgttactttgatgatttgatatgtgggtggaccggtgcttgggtgttgtccttacttggacaagcctcccacttgtgattaacccctctcgcaagcatccgcaactacgaaagaagaattaagataaatctaatcatagcatcaaacatatggatccaaatctaccccttacgaagcaacgcataaactagggtttaagcttctgtcactctagcaacccatcatctacttattacttcccaatgccttcccctaggcccaaatcatggtgaagtgtcatgtagtcgacgttcacataacaccactagaggaaagacaacatacatctcatcaaaatatcgaacgaataccaaattcacatgattacttataataagacttctcccatgtcctgaggaacaaacgtaactactcacaaagcatattcatattcataatcagaggagtattaattatcattaaggatctgaacatatgatcttccaccgaataaaccaactagcatcaactacaaggagtaatcaacactactagcaacccataagtaccaatctgaggttttgagacaaagatcagatacgagagatgaactaaggtttgagaggagatggtgcgggtgaagatattgatggagattgaccccctctcgatgagaggatcgttggtgatgatgatggcttcgattttcccctccgggagggaagtttccccagcagaacaactccgtcggagccctagattggttctgcccaggttccgcctcgagacggcggcgcttcgtcccaaaagcttccttttgatttttttcaggtcaaaacacatcatatagcaAAAGTTGGGCACCGGGGGCCTGCTAGgtgggccacaaggcagggggcgcgcccaggggggtagggcgcgcccagggggtaggtcgcgccccccacccttgtggttgcctggtgggtcccctctcgtattttcttcgcccaatattttttatatattccaaaataattctccgtaaattttcaggacttttggagttgtgcagaataggtctctaggtTTCTCCTTTCCCGTCCAGAATTCCAGCTCCCGACATTCtcccttcttcatgtaaaccttgtaaaataagagataaaaggcataagtattgtaccaaaataggtaataacagcccataatgcaataaatatcaatataaaatcatgatgcaaaatggatgtatcaactcccccaagcttagacctcgcttgtcctcaagcgaaagtcgaaatcgaaaaatatgtccacatgtttagagatagaggtgtcgataaaataaaatacggacatgagggcatcatgatcatatttagaacagcaacatatattgacatataatttcttatgctaaagtgacaattcattcacaaggtaaagtatgaatcagaaactttattgaaaactaacaaactatgatctcagtcattcaagcaattgcaatttatcataatttgagaaagagtcaatataagagctttttagcaagttcacatactcaactatcgtttagtctttcataattgctaacactcacgtgatacttatgagttcaaagcctcagtcggacacagagaaagataggggctcatggtttcgcctcccaaccttttacctcaagggtaatatcaacaataatagcTTATGAAtatctacatccgagtggatatatgtaTTTGGATCTCCCCAACATAAAGTGCTTAccaaaaagaaaaagtgtaaagGGGATAGGTGAAGATCACCACAACTCTTATATAAGGGtagaaaataaaagtaaaagataggcccttcgcacagggaagcagaggttgtcatgcgcttttatggttggatgtacaaaatcttaatgcaaaagaacgtaaatattgccccttgtgatagagaactttattatgcagtccatcgcttttatttcttccgtatCACAAGTTCGTAAAAAgtttattttcctcacactaatagatcatacatatttggagagcaatttttattgcttgcagcgatgacaacttacttgaaggatcttactcaatccataggtaggtatatggactctcatggcaaaactgggtttagggatgtttggatgcacaagtagtatctctacttgatgcaaaggatttggctagcataagaggggaaagcaagctcaacatgttgcagGATCCGTAATAAT
Proteins encoded:
- the LOC123097604 gene encoding uncharacterized protein isoform X2, whose translation is MDAGAPLSSSAALHPCSPARPPPPPQLTPQPLPPASRSSPDPLACLPNLPSFTPKIISSPPAVSPARVRRRHVPLVDPASGRRLGRAPISSRSICGEPDLGLNEKVSFLSLHEHAEAAALTDAVEQAAGPQMTDAVVRPRASYSCEAGMHGDGVDAPSVVTTPGGGGGNTAARARLPQPQHPDPEANVDVAQYCEADAGQRSQTARRSSSIRRRGGAEASDGEDSIGGVGVAQEQQHQRLEGIAAAAEGSGGQRLAQIPHRRPRARGSGQRMRARAAPARDASRATKEVPSAVEEAGVQLVAAEEQSPPCGRRRSSPSCRRHRWAGAPRIGSGGAGGRWRSGDAGGRQRAGLYGGCRRRAGLVPAVGVRRRKKQRGN
- the LOC123097604 gene encoding uncharacterized protein isoform X3 gives rise to the protein MDAGAPLSSSAALHPCSPARPPPPPQLTPQPLPPASRSSPDPLACLPNLPSFTPKIISSPPAVSPARVRRRHVPLVDPASGRRLGRAPISSRSICGEPDLGLNEKVSFLSLHEHAEAAALTDAVEQAAGPQMTDAVVRPRASYSCEAGMHGDGVDAPSVVTTPGGGGGNTAARARLPQPQHPDPEANVDVAQYCEDAGQRSQTARRSSSIRRRGGAEASDGEDSIGGVGVAQEQQHQRLEGIAAAAEGSGGQRLAQIPHRRPRARGSGQRMRARAAPARDASRATKEVPSAVEEAGVQLVAAEEQSPPCGRRRSSPSCRRHRWAGAPRIGSGGAGGRWRSGDAGGRQRAGLYGGCRRRAGLVPAVGVRRRKKQRGN
- the LOC123097604 gene encoding uncharacterized protein isoform X1, coding for MDAGAPLSSSAALHPCSPARPPPPPQLTPQPLPPASRSSPDPLACLPNLPSFTPKIISSPPAVSPARVRRRHVPLVDPASGRRLGRAPISSRSICGEPDLGLNEKVSFLSLHEHAEAAALTDAVEQAAGPQMTDAVVRPRASYSCEAGMHGDGVDAPSVVTTPGGGGGNTAARARLPQPQHPDPEANVDVAQYCEGVALLNSISTAHIYFNFYYKFTFSTADAGQRSQTARRSSSIRRRGGAEASDGEDSIGGVGVAQEQQHQRLEGIAAAAEGSGGQRLAQIPHRRPRARGSGQRMRARAAPARDASRATKEVPSAVEEAGVQLVAAEEQSPPCGRRRSSPSCRRHRWAGAPRIGSGGAGGRWRSGDAGGRQRAGLYGGCRRRAGLVPAVGVRRRKKQRGN